From the Clostridiales bacterium FE2011 genome, one window contains:
- the prmC gene encoding peptide chain release factor N(5)-glutamine methyltransferase, giving the protein MTCRDLIRRTAEQFSAAGVPDPVNDAALLLSHLTGFSPLSLRLDEDTVLDYRVSEAYQLLVEQRISRIPLQYILGEAPFYGRLFRVDSRVLIPRPETELLCDWALEILRDHPLSRVLDLCCGSGCIGITLKAEKPDAFVTCSDLSPEALALAAENAEQLGVDVAFCRNDLLDGFSASGFDLIISNPPYIPSEVCNTLQEEVLQEPRLALDGGPDGLSVYRRIIPDAYRSLVSGGALMMELGEGEDAEVEKLLLDHSFVSVEIREDLSGIRRMILARKP; this is encoded by the coding sequence GCCGCTTTGCTGCTCTCTCACCTTACGGGTTTTTCACCGCTTTCCCTGCGCCTGGATGAAGATACTGTCCTCGATTACAGGGTATCTGAAGCCTATCAGCTTCTGGTTGAGCAGCGAATCTCCCGGATTCCCCTTCAGTATATTCTTGGGGAAGCGCCTTTTTACGGCCGTCTTTTCCGCGTGGATTCCCGAGTGTTGATTCCCCGTCCGGAAACTGAACTGCTGTGTGACTGGGCGCTGGAAATTCTCCGGGATCATCCGCTTTCCCGTGTCCTGGATCTGTGCTGCGGCAGCGGATGTATCGGCATTACCCTTAAGGCTGAAAAACCGGATGCTTTTGTCACCTGCTCGGATCTTTCCCCGGAAGCCCTTGCTCTTGCCGCTGAGAATGCTGAACAGCTCGGTGTGGACGTGGCATTCTGCCGGAATGATCTTCTGGATGGCTTTTCCGCTTCCGGTTTTGACCTGATTATCAGCAATCCGCCCTATATTCCTTCTGAAGTCTGCAATACCCTGCAGGAAGAAGTCCTTCAGGAGCCTCGTCTGGCACTGGACGGCGGTCCGGACGGTCTTTCGGTATACCGCAGGATCATTCCGGACGCATACAGGTCCCTGGTATCCGGCGGAGCCCTGATGATGGAACTCGGTGAAGGCGAAGATGCTGAAGTCGAAAAACTGCTTCTTGATCATTCTTTTGTCTCTGTGGAAATCCGGGAGGATCTGTCCGGAATCCGCAGGATGATTCTTGCAAGAAAACCCTGA